The following coding sequences are from one Gadus macrocephalus chromosome 3, ASM3116895v1 window:
- the LOC132453516 gene encoding intercellular adhesion molecule 4-like isoform X2, with protein sequence MCVCRWLAMLLLPSVLDAATSHPAPTLSQLHFQPPKPASLRPSVSPALPSSLLSPSHSSLLQGQDINSKPQCTLVISPSELVVRFGDPLFANCSIKMMEGPLGWLVEPEKQELTMDRYLVFNITSLTEWGLKPKCFVMFDQGGDCSSVLHLTVYKPPDNVSISFVNHTGPLLEGHQYTLLCRVQNVAPVQNLTVTFYKGDTMLGPVQSSRNSVEAPVTETFTFSFNSSREDDGVQYWCEAKLNLGPHGPALPLVMQSQTLKAISLSAKGTSNANSGHFIQSILLLSIQFIYWVSNHVCSV encoded by the exons ATGTGTGTCTGTAGATGGCTTGCAATGCTCCTCCTTCCCTCGGTCCTAGAcgcag CTACCTCACACCCTGCTCCCACCCTGTCACAGCTCCATTTTCAACCCCCCAAGCCTGCATCCCTTCGACCTAGCGTCTCTCCTGCCCTTCCATCCTCTCTACTTTCCCCTTCCCACAGCAGTTTGTTGCAGGGCCAAGACATCAACAGCAAACCGCAATGCACCCTGGTGATCTCACCGTCTGAACTGGTGGTCAG GTTTGGGGATCCACTGTTTGCTAACTGCTCCATAAAAATGATGGAGGGTCCTCTAGGCTGGCTTGTTGAACCG GAAAAACAAGAGCTAACAATGGATCGCTACCTGGTCTTCAACATCACCAGCCTCACAGAGTGGGGTCTTAAACCAAAGTGCTTTGTGATGTTTGACCAGGGTGGGGATTGCTCCAGTGTGCTTCATCTAACCGTCTACA aaCCTCCGGACAACGTATCCATCAGCTTTGTAAACCACACTGGCCCACTGCTTGAAGGACATCAGTACACCCTCCTGTGCCGTGTCCAGAACGTTGCTCCTGTCCAGAACCTCACCGTGACCTTCTACAAAGGAGACACCATGCTGGGCCCGGTACAGTCCAGCAGGAACTCTGTGGAGGCACCAGTGACAGAGACGTTCACCTTCAGCTTCAACTCCAGCAGAGAGGATGATGGGGTCCAGTACTGGTGTGAAGCCAAGCTGAATCTGGGACCACACGGACCAGCGTTACCTCTTGTGATGCAGTCACAGACACTCAAAGCTATCAGCCTCAGTGCcaaag GAACCTCCAACGCTAACTCTGGACACTTTATACAGAGCATTTTACTCCTGTCCATCCAGTTCATTTATTGGGTATCAAACCATGTATGTTCTGTGTAA
- the LOC132453516 gene encoding uncharacterized protein LOC132453516 isoform X1 encodes MDILKTHTMVTCPLSKNALCLSFLPHPTEPHHGTLATSHPAPTLSQLHFQPPKPASLRPSVSPALPSSLLSPSHSSLLQGQDINSKPQCTLVISPSELVVRFGDPLFANCSIKMMEGPLGWLVEPEKQELTMDRYLVFNITSLTEWGLKPKCFVMFDQGGDCSSVLHLTVYKPPDNVSISFVNHTGPLLEGHQYTLLCRVQNVAPVQNLTVTFYKGDTMLGPVQSSRNSVEAPVTETFTFSFNSSREDDGVQYWCEAKLNLGPHGPALPLVMQSQTLKAISLSAKGTSNANSGHFIQSILLLSIQFIYWVSNHVCSV; translated from the exons ATGGATATCTTAAAAACGCACACAATGGTAACGTGTCCTCTGAGTAAGAACGCATTGTGTCTGTCTTTCCTTCCACACCCCACTGAACCACACCATGGGACCCTAGCTACCTCACACCCTGCTCCCACCCTGTCACAGCTCCATTTTCAACCCCCCAAGCCTGCATCCCTTCGACCTAGCGTCTCTCCTGCCCTTCCATCCTCTCTACTTTCCCCTTCCCACAGCAGTTTGTTGCAGGGCCAAGACATCAACAGCAAACCGCAATGCACCCTGGTGATCTCACCGTCTGAACTGGTGGTCAG GTTTGGGGATCCACTGTTTGCTAACTGCTCCATAAAAATGATGGAGGGTCCTCTAGGCTGGCTTGTTGAACCG GAAAAACAAGAGCTAACAATGGATCGCTACCTGGTCTTCAACATCACCAGCCTCACAGAGTGGGGTCTTAAACCAAAGTGCTTTGTGATGTTTGACCAGGGTGGGGATTGCTCCAGTGTGCTTCATCTAACCGTCTACA aaCCTCCGGACAACGTATCCATCAGCTTTGTAAACCACACTGGCCCACTGCTTGAAGGACATCAGTACACCCTCCTGTGCCGTGTCCAGAACGTTGCTCCTGTCCAGAACCTCACCGTGACCTTCTACAAAGGAGACACCATGCTGGGCCCGGTACAGTCCAGCAGGAACTCTGTGGAGGCACCAGTGACAGAGACGTTCACCTTCAGCTTCAACTCCAGCAGAGAGGATGATGGGGTCCAGTACTGGTGTGAAGCCAAGCTGAATCTGGGACCACACGGACCAGCGTTACCTCTTGTGATGCAGTCACAGACACTCAAAGCTATCAGCCTCAGTGCcaaag GAACCTCCAACGCTAACTCTGGACACTTTATACAGAGCATTTTACTCCTGTCCATCCAGTTCATTTATTGGGTATCAAACCATGTATGTTCTGTGTAA